A section of the Triticum dicoccoides isolate Atlit2015 ecotype Zavitan chromosome 7A, WEW_v2.0, whole genome shotgun sequence genome encodes:
- the LOC119329752 gene encoding squamosa promoter-binding-like protein 1 isoform X1: MSSGLKNKKKKGHEWDLNDWRWDGNLFLAMPSPNADAPSGCGSRELGRAEEGGSFGAAAADKRRRRRRVTTVDNPEECSNTAIPHERIAVRGGQIGEEEGPASAAAGASSSSAPSCQVDGCHADLGDDRDYHRRHKVCEPHTKSTLVRIRNIEHRFCQQCSRFHLVQEFDEGKKSCRSRLATHNRRRRKAPAEAVNSLGENQSLTNTLLLLLRQLAGQDSAASSSEQINGPNLLVSLLKNLAAVAGTQACQDMLKDATSSNAGNYVGNQSRPPVHAEEPPVKRRAQNFDLNDAYVEEDESRTDKIIFKLFGKQPNDFPADLRAQILNWLSHYPSDMESYIRPGCVILTIYLRLPNWMWDKLNVDPAPWIENLISISTRGFWEKGWLYARVQDHLTLSCNGLFALFLSFTSLFFLYFYVRVQPTASYVCGFPFFAGRLMLVSPWQPVIGDKHQILCVTPIAAACNSTANFSVRGFNIAQPATKLLCIFDGKYLVQEATQKLHDDTRIQQGPQCLTFSCSFPITSGRGFIEVEDYDQSSISFPFVVAEESICCEIRMLEEKLNIIAFGEGRKDLMASRSQALKFLHEIGWLLQRSHTRATSSKAPQQFRHRVVGFPAARFRWLLSFAVDQEWCGVVKMLLDTLFQGNIDIASPVEFVLGESLVFAAVNKRSKPLVASLLRYTTKSAPVGSGAVATPARFLFTPDMTGPSDITPLHVAATISNAAAVLDALTDDPQQLGIKTWKNARDASGYTPEDYARRRGHTSYIQMVQNKINSRLPAAHVSVSMTTTGIAEKHADAGRPRSTDQTVFDVEKSPPGCRQCVQLQHIAYRPCPNRFLSNRPAVLSLVAIAAVCVCVGLIMQSPPVIRGLPGPFLWNHIRWGPT, from the exons AGGATTGCTGTTCGGGGAGGACAGATCGGCGAAGAAGAGGGACCTGCTAGTGCAGCAGCAGGTGCATCTTCCAGCTCTGCTCCATCTTGCCAAGTCGACGGCTGCCACGCGGATCTGGGCGACGACAGGGACTACCATAGGAGGCACAAGGTGTGTGAACCGCATACCAAGTCGACTCTTGTTCGTATCAGAAACATAGAGCATCGGTTCTGCCAGCAGTGCAGCAG GTTTCACCTTGTTCAAGAATTTGATGAAGGGAAGAAGAGCTGCCGCTCACGTCTGGCAACACATAATAGAAGGAGGAGGAAAGCCCCAGCCGAGGCTGTGAATTCCTTGGGTGAAAATCAGTCCTTGACCAACACCTTGCTCCTCTTATTGAGACAACTCGCTGGACAAGATT CTGCTGCTAGCTCATCTGAGCAAATCAATGGTCCCAATCTTTTGGTTAGTCTTTTGAAGAACCTTGCTGCTGTTGCTGGCACACAGGCATGTCAAGATATGCTGAaggatgcaacatcatcaaatgctGGTAACTATGTTGGGAATCAAAGTAGACCACCAGTTCATGCAG AAGAGCCTCCTGTGAAAAGACGTGCGCAGAATTTTGATCTGAATGATGCTTATGTCGAGGAAGATGAG AGCCGAACAGATAAAATCATCTTCAAGCTCTTTGGTAAACAGCCAAATGATTTTCCTGCTGATCTACGTGCACAG ATCCTAAACTGGCTATCACATTATCCAAGTGACATGGAAAGCTATATCAGGCCTGGTTGTGTAATTCTAACTATTTACCTTCGTCTTCCTAACTGGATGTGGGATAAG CTTAATGTCGATCCAGCTCCTTGGATAGAAAATCTTATTAGCATATCCACCCGTGGTTTCTGGGAGAAAGGATGGTTGTATGCTAGGGTGCAGGACCACCTGACATTAAGCTGCAATGGTTTGTTCGCCTTATTTCTCTCTTTTACATCCTTGTTCTTTTTGTATTTTTATGTACGTGTGCAACCAACGGCTTCCTATGTTTGTGGTTTCCCATTCTTTGCAGGCAGGCTTATGTTAGTGTCTCCCTGGCAACCTGTAATAGGCGACAAGCATCAGATACTGTGTGTAACTCCCATTGCGGCTGCTTGTAATTCGACAGCAAACTTCTCTGTGAGAGGCTTTAACATAGCTCAACCAGCCACAAA ATTACTCTGTATATTTGATGGGAAATATTTAGTCCAAGAAGCAACACAAAAACTACATGATGATACTAGGATTCAGCAAGGCCCTCAATGTTTGACCTTTTCTTGCTCCTTCCCTATTACAAGTGGAAGGGGGTTCATAGAG GTTGAAGATTATGATCAGAGCAGCATTTCCTTTCCCTTTGTTGTCGCGGAAGAATCTATATGCTGTGAGATTCGAATGTTGGAGGAGAAACTGAATATAATTGCATTTGGTGAAGGAAGAAAAGATCTGATGGCTTCCCGCAGCCAAGCCTTGAAGTTCCTGCATGAAATAGGATGGCTTCTTCAAAGGAGCCACACACGAGCTACATCATCTAAGGCTCCACAACAATTTCGACATCGTGTTGTGGGTTTTCCTGCTGCAAGATTTAGATGGCTCCTGTCCTTTGCAGTTGATCAGGAATGGTGTGGCGTCGTAAAGATGCTGCTGGACACCTTGTTCCAGGGCAATATCGATATCGCCTCACCAGTTGAGTTTGTCCTGGGAGAGAGCTTAGTATTCGCAGCTGTCAACAAGCGGTCGAAGCCTTTGGTTGCCAGCCTATTGAGATACACAACGAAATCTGCACCGGTGGGCAGTGGAGCCGTGGCCACACCAGCTCGGTTCTTGTTCACGCCTGACATGACTGGTCCATCGGATATTACACCTCTCCATGTTGCAGCTACCATCAGTAATGCTGCTGCCGTTTTGGATGCTCTAACTGATGATCCCCAACAG CTGGGGATCAAAACCTGGAAGAATGCCCGCGATGCTAGCGGGTACACTCCAGAGGATTACGCTCGAAGGAGAGGGCACACGTCCTACATCCAGATGGTCCAGAACAAAATCAACAGCAGGTTACCTGCGGCCCATGTGTCTGTTTCCATGACCACCACTGGTATCGCCGAAAAGCACGCAGATGCAGGTCGGCCGAGATCAACTGATCAGACCGTATTTGATGTCGAGAAAAGCCCACCGGGATGCAGACAATGTGTCCAGCTCCAGCACATTGCCTACCGGCCCTGCCCAAACAGGTTCTTGTCGAACAGGCCCGCGGTGCTATCCTTGGTCGCCATTGCCGCTGTCTGTGTCTGCGTAGGGTTGATAATGCAGAGCCCGCCGGTCATCCGCGGTTTGCCGGGCCCTTTTCTCTGGAATCACATCCGTTGGGGACCCACTTGA
- the LOC119329752 gene encoding squamosa promoter-binding-like protein 1 isoform X2, with protein MSSGLKNKKKKGHEWDLNDWRWDGNLFLAMPSPNADAPSGCGSRELGRAEEGGSFGAAAADKRRRRRRVTTVDNPEECSNTAIPHERIAVRGGQIGEEEGPASAAAGASSSSAPSCQVDGCHADLGDDRDYHRRHKVCEPHTKSTLVRIRNIEHRFCQQCSRFHLVQEFDEGKKSCRSRLATHNRRRRKAPAEAVNSLGENQSLTNTLLLLLRQLAGQDSAASSSEQINGPNLLVSLLKNLAAVAGTQACQDMLKDATSSNAGNYVGNQSRPPVHAEPPVKRRAQNFDLNDAYVEEDESRTDKIIFKLFGKQPNDFPADLRAQILNWLSHYPSDMESYIRPGCVILTIYLRLPNWMWDKLNVDPAPWIENLISISTRGFWEKGWLYARVQDHLTLSCNGLFALFLSFTSLFFLYFYVRVQPTASYVCGFPFFAGRLMLVSPWQPVIGDKHQILCVTPIAAACNSTANFSVRGFNIAQPATKLLCIFDGKYLVQEATQKLHDDTRIQQGPQCLTFSCSFPITSGRGFIEVEDYDQSSISFPFVVAEESICCEIRMLEEKLNIIAFGEGRKDLMASRSQALKFLHEIGWLLQRSHTRATSSKAPQQFRHRVVGFPAARFRWLLSFAVDQEWCGVVKMLLDTLFQGNIDIASPVEFVLGESLVFAAVNKRSKPLVASLLRYTTKSAPVGSGAVATPARFLFTPDMTGPSDITPLHVAATISNAAAVLDALTDDPQQLGIKTWKNARDASGYTPEDYARRRGHTSYIQMVQNKINSRLPAAHVSVSMTTTGIAEKHADAGRPRSTDQTVFDVEKSPPGCRQCVQLQHIAYRPCPNRFLSNRPAVLSLVAIAAVCVCVGLIMQSPPVIRGLPGPFLWNHIRWGPT; from the exons AGGATTGCTGTTCGGGGAGGACAGATCGGCGAAGAAGAGGGACCTGCTAGTGCAGCAGCAGGTGCATCTTCCAGCTCTGCTCCATCTTGCCAAGTCGACGGCTGCCACGCGGATCTGGGCGACGACAGGGACTACCATAGGAGGCACAAGGTGTGTGAACCGCATACCAAGTCGACTCTTGTTCGTATCAGAAACATAGAGCATCGGTTCTGCCAGCAGTGCAGCAG GTTTCACCTTGTTCAAGAATTTGATGAAGGGAAGAAGAGCTGCCGCTCACGTCTGGCAACACATAATAGAAGGAGGAGGAAAGCCCCAGCCGAGGCTGTGAATTCCTTGGGTGAAAATCAGTCCTTGACCAACACCTTGCTCCTCTTATTGAGACAACTCGCTGGACAAGATT CTGCTGCTAGCTCATCTGAGCAAATCAATGGTCCCAATCTTTTGGTTAGTCTTTTGAAGAACCTTGCTGCTGTTGCTGGCACACAGGCATGTCAAGATATGCTGAaggatgcaacatcatcaaatgctGGTAACTATGTTGGGAATCAAAGTAGACCACCAGTTCATGCAG AGCCTCCTGTGAAAAGACGTGCGCAGAATTTTGATCTGAATGATGCTTATGTCGAGGAAGATGAG AGCCGAACAGATAAAATCATCTTCAAGCTCTTTGGTAAACAGCCAAATGATTTTCCTGCTGATCTACGTGCACAG ATCCTAAACTGGCTATCACATTATCCAAGTGACATGGAAAGCTATATCAGGCCTGGTTGTGTAATTCTAACTATTTACCTTCGTCTTCCTAACTGGATGTGGGATAAG CTTAATGTCGATCCAGCTCCTTGGATAGAAAATCTTATTAGCATATCCACCCGTGGTTTCTGGGAGAAAGGATGGTTGTATGCTAGGGTGCAGGACCACCTGACATTAAGCTGCAATGGTTTGTTCGCCTTATTTCTCTCTTTTACATCCTTGTTCTTTTTGTATTTTTATGTACGTGTGCAACCAACGGCTTCCTATGTTTGTGGTTTCCCATTCTTTGCAGGCAGGCTTATGTTAGTGTCTCCCTGGCAACCTGTAATAGGCGACAAGCATCAGATACTGTGTGTAACTCCCATTGCGGCTGCTTGTAATTCGACAGCAAACTTCTCTGTGAGAGGCTTTAACATAGCTCAACCAGCCACAAA ATTACTCTGTATATTTGATGGGAAATATTTAGTCCAAGAAGCAACACAAAAACTACATGATGATACTAGGATTCAGCAAGGCCCTCAATGTTTGACCTTTTCTTGCTCCTTCCCTATTACAAGTGGAAGGGGGTTCATAGAG GTTGAAGATTATGATCAGAGCAGCATTTCCTTTCCCTTTGTTGTCGCGGAAGAATCTATATGCTGTGAGATTCGAATGTTGGAGGAGAAACTGAATATAATTGCATTTGGTGAAGGAAGAAAAGATCTGATGGCTTCCCGCAGCCAAGCCTTGAAGTTCCTGCATGAAATAGGATGGCTTCTTCAAAGGAGCCACACACGAGCTACATCATCTAAGGCTCCACAACAATTTCGACATCGTGTTGTGGGTTTTCCTGCTGCAAGATTTAGATGGCTCCTGTCCTTTGCAGTTGATCAGGAATGGTGTGGCGTCGTAAAGATGCTGCTGGACACCTTGTTCCAGGGCAATATCGATATCGCCTCACCAGTTGAGTTTGTCCTGGGAGAGAGCTTAGTATTCGCAGCTGTCAACAAGCGGTCGAAGCCTTTGGTTGCCAGCCTATTGAGATACACAACGAAATCTGCACCGGTGGGCAGTGGAGCCGTGGCCACACCAGCTCGGTTCTTGTTCACGCCTGACATGACTGGTCCATCGGATATTACACCTCTCCATGTTGCAGCTACCATCAGTAATGCTGCTGCCGTTTTGGATGCTCTAACTGATGATCCCCAACAG CTGGGGATCAAAACCTGGAAGAATGCCCGCGATGCTAGCGGGTACACTCCAGAGGATTACGCTCGAAGGAGAGGGCACACGTCCTACATCCAGATGGTCCAGAACAAAATCAACAGCAGGTTACCTGCGGCCCATGTGTCTGTTTCCATGACCACCACTGGTATCGCCGAAAAGCACGCAGATGCAGGTCGGCCGAGATCAACTGATCAGACCGTATTTGATGTCGAGAAAAGCCCACCGGGATGCAGACAATGTGTCCAGCTCCAGCACATTGCCTACCGGCCCTGCCCAAACAGGTTCTTGTCGAACAGGCCCGCGGTGCTATCCTTGGTCGCCATTGCCGCTGTCTGTGTCTGCGTAGGGTTGATAATGCAGAGCCCGCCGGTCATCCGCGGTTTGCCGGGCCCTTTTCTCTGGAATCACATCCGTTGGGGACCCACTTGA